From Haloglomus litoreum, the proteins below share one genomic window:
- a CDS encoding helix-turn-helix domain-containing protein — protein MVKLEGIDGARLRAALSEVETAKGAKRLMVALAYKDGVDVDVLTARYGIPQSTVYYWLDRFEERGLEDALEDDHRPGRPPKLTDEQRAAVETWLSDPPEGAERWTADRLRRRISEEFGVEYSAAHVGREFLT, from the coding sequence ATGGTCAAGCTAGAGGGTATCGACGGGGCGCGGTTGCGAGCGGCACTCTCGGAGGTGGAGACGGCCAAGGGAGCCAAACGACTGATGGTGGCGCTGGCGTACAAGGACGGCGTCGACGTCGACGTGCTCACCGCCCGGTACGGCATCCCGCAGTCGACCGTCTACTACTGGCTCGACCGCTTCGAGGAGCGCGGACTCGAGGACGCGCTGGAGGACGACCACCGTCCGGGGCGCCCACCGAAGCTGACCGACGAGCAACGCGCCGCGGTCGAGACGTGGCTCTCGGACCCCCCAGAGGGGGCCGAGCGATGGACGGCGGACCGCCTCCGGCGACGGATCAGCGAGGAGTTCGGCGTCGAGTACTCGGCCGCCCACGTCGGCCGGGAGTTCCTCACCTGA
- a CDS encoding SDR family oxidoreductase, which produces MVGETLICPADVTDADAVGEALDAVVDACGGVDTLVNNARVGLLSLYGGGRPPHEIDPADWKHIIAVNLHGVVHCTKAVVP; this is translated from the coding sequence GTGGTCGGGGAGACGCTCATCTGCCCGGCGGACGTGACCGACGCCGACGCGGTGGGCGAGGCCCTCGACGCCGTCGTCGACGCCTGTGGTGGCGTCGACACGCTGGTCAACAACGCGCGTGTCGGCCTCCTGAGCCTGTACGGTGGGGGCAGACCGCCCCACGAGATCGACCCCGCGGACTGGAAGCACATCATCGCCGTGAACCTCCACGGCGTCGTCCACTGCACGAAGGCGGTCGTCCCGTAA